The following are encoded in a window of Ruminiclostridium herbifermentans genomic DNA:
- a CDS encoding O-acetylhomoserine aminocarboxypropyltransferase/cysteine synthase family protein, whose protein sequence is MTWKIETKCLQEGYKPGNGEPRVLPIYQSTTYKYSSTEHVAQLFDLTVPGHMYSRISNPTVECVENKIAALEGGVAALCTSSGQAASMIALLNICNAGDHIVSSSTIYGGTFNLFDKRFREMGISITFVDQDSTEEEIQKAFLPNTKAVFAETIANPKISILDIEKFSRIAHKNNVPLIVDNTFATPILLRPIEYGADIVTHSTTKYMDGHAVSIGGVIVDSGNFNWDNGKFPGLSEPDESYHGMVYTRDCGKAAYITKARVQLMRDYGTPMTPNNAFLLNLGLETLHLRMERHCRNAEKVAEFLSENDKVISVSYPTLKSDKYYDLAQKYLPNGCSGVISFKIKGGREAAVKFMDKLKLAAIVVHVADCRTAVLHPASSTHRQMTDEQLLQAGIDPGLIRFSVGIENVEDIIDDIRQALE, encoded by the coding sequence ATGACATGGAAAATAGAAACCAAGTGCTTGCAGGAGGGCTATAAACCTGGAAATGGTGAACCTCGTGTCCTTCCTATTTATCAAAGCACAACCTATAAATACAGTTCCACTGAGCATGTGGCTCAATTATTTGACTTGACAGTTCCTGGACATATGTATTCTAGAATAAGTAATCCTACTGTTGAATGTGTTGAAAATAAAATTGCTGCACTAGAAGGCGGTGTTGCTGCACTTTGTACTTCGTCAGGACAAGCAGCCTCAATGATTGCCCTCTTAAATATATGTAATGCTGGAGATCACATTGTTTCCTCTTCTACTATTTACGGAGGTACCTTTAATCTTTTTGATAAAAGGTTCAGAGAAATGGGAATAAGTATTACCTTTGTGGATCAGGACTCAACTGAAGAAGAAATTCAAAAGGCTTTTTTGCCAAATACAAAGGCAGTATTTGCTGAAACAATAGCCAATCCAAAAATAAGTATACTTGACATAGAAAAGTTTTCAAGAATAGCACATAAAAATAATGTTCCACTAATTGTAGATAATACTTTTGCTACTCCAATTTTGTTAAGACCCATTGAATATGGCGCTGATATTGTAACACACTCTACTACAAAATACATGGATGGTCATGCTGTCAGCATTGGAGGAGTAATAGTTGATTCGGGCAACTTTAACTGGGATAACGGAAAGTTTCCTGGCTTATCTGAACCTGATGAATCATATCATGGCATGGTTTATACAAGAGATTGCGGAAAAGCTGCATACATTACTAAAGCTAGAGTTCAGCTTATGCGAGACTATGGCACACCAATGACTCCTAACAACGCCTTTTTGTTAAACTTAGGCTTAGAAACTTTACATTTAAGAATGGAACGCCATTGCAGGAATGCAGAAAAAGTTGCAGAATTCTTGTCTGAAAATGATAAAGTTATATCAGTAAGCTACCCTACACTTAAAAGTGATAAATACTATGATTTGGCACAGAAATACCTTCCTAATGGATGCAGTGGTGTTATTTCTTTTAAAATTAAGGGCGGCAGAGAAGCAGCTGTCAAATTTATGGATAAACTAAAGCTTGCTGCTATAGTGGTTCATGTGGCTGACTGCAGGACTGCAGTTCTCCATCCTGCTAGTTCAACTCATAGGCAAATGACAGACGAACAGTTGCTGCAAGCAGGAATAGATCCTGGACTTATACGCTTTTCAGTAGGTATAGAAAATGTTGAAGACATTATCGATGATATACGTCAAGCATTAGAATAA
- a CDS encoding pyridoxal phosphate-dependent aminotransferase, with product MISNKINYNIQNSSMIRAMFEEGEKLKKLYGNDKVYDFSLGNPDPEPPAEVKAALREFANSEELKMHAYMNNAGYPETRDIIAQKINQETGLKLTLDNIVMTVGAGGALNVVLKTLLNPGEEVIVFSPYFVEYNSYIDNHGGKIKIIDTDHSTFLPDTELLEKNITANTKAVLINTPNNPTGVVYSREILNSIANVLEKKSKEFGHTIYIISDEPYRKLTYDVEVPNILTIYRNAIMIDCFSKSLSLPGERMGYIATNPDAEDIDTLMGGLIYCNRILGFVNAPALFQKIIAKTINSSVDINIYKERRDLLYNSLISFGYECVKPDGAFYLFPKALIADDVEFKNRALKYNLLIVPGSGFGGPGYFRLAYCCSLETIKNSLPAFEALAKEFK from the coding sequence ATGATATCTAATAAAATTAATTACAATATTCAAAACTCGTCTATGATAAGGGCTATGTTTGAAGAAGGAGAGAAGTTAAAAAAGCTTTATGGTAATGATAAGGTCTATGACTTTTCTCTAGGAAATCCAGATCCCGAACCACCTGCTGAAGTTAAGGCAGCATTGCGTGAGTTTGCAAATTCAGAAGAGTTAAAAATGCATGCATATATGAATAATGCTGGTTATCCTGAAACACGAGACATCATAGCTCAAAAAATTAATCAAGAAACAGGATTAAAACTCACTCTTGATAACATTGTTATGACAGTTGGAGCCGGCGGCGCTTTGAATGTTGTTTTAAAGACTCTTCTAAATCCAGGTGAAGAAGTTATTGTTTTTTCTCCATATTTTGTAGAGTATAACTCCTATATTGACAATCACGGCGGAAAAATAAAAATCATTGATACCGACCACAGTACATTTTTGCCTGATACCGAACTTTTGGAAAAGAACATAACTGCAAATACAAAGGCTGTACTTATTAACACTCCAAATAATCCTACTGGTGTAGTTTATAGTAGAGAAATATTAAACAGTATTGCAAATGTATTAGAGAAGAAAAGTAAAGAGTTTGGACATACAATTTATATCATCTCTGATGAGCCCTATAGGAAATTAACCTATGATGTAGAAGTTCCAAACATATTAACAATATACAGAAATGCAATTATGATTGATTGCTTTAGTAAATCTCTATCTCTTCCTGGTGAACGTATGGGCTATATAGCTACAAATCCCGATGCTGAAGATATAGATACGCTAATGGGTGGTCTGATTTATTGCAACAGAATTTTAGGATTTGTAAATGCACCAGCACTTTTCCAAAAGATAATTGCAAAAACAATTAATTCTTCTGTAGATATAAATATTTACAAAGAAAGAAGAGATTTACTTTACAATAGTCTTATTAGCTTCGGTTATGAATGCGTAAAACCTGATGGAGCCTTCTACCTTTTCCCTAAGGCATTAATTGCAGATGATGTTGAATTTAAAAATAGAGCCTTAAAGTATAATCTCCTCATTGTTCCAGGTTCAGGTTTTGGAGGCCCAGGTTATTTCAGATTAGCATATTGCTGCAGTCTGGAAACTATAAAGAATTCACTGCCAGCATTTGAGGCATTAGCCAAAGAATTTAAATAA
- a CDS encoding Rqc2 family fibronectin-binding protein translates to MPFDGIVTKCIVNELNLLLSGGRVEKVFQPENDEIILLIRSNGHNYRLVASANASYPRLHITSAQKENPQTPPVFCMLMRKHIAGGKLLNISFHDYERVISLNVESVNELGDLSVKRVVIEIMGKYSNIILLNSENKIIDAIKHIDSDISSVREIMPARQYSLPPAQDKQQPENISPSTLLESDISAAKNIESLLLNSIKGFSPYTCRDICASAGVNPKTPLSELLNTDKVNIASALSNYIDKIKNNDFKPCIIYQDKNYLHPIDFYCFLPSQHEYIQQYDLLSSALDDYYAQRDTSERLGQKKGDVAKIVKNSIERLEKKISIFTDTLRDVADREKLKLYGELITANIYCIPSGASSVRVLNYYSENEEYIDIPLNEYRSAQDNAQRYFKQYSKAKSTYINVTEQLQDALSELQYFESVKAMLDNCSTKQEIDEIRQELIDQGYMRSSVKNARKKLDKPSSPLEFTSVDGFQILVGKNNKQNDLLTLKIASTYDIWLHTKNIPGSHVIIRTQRQNVPYSTLLEAAILAAYHSSAKMSYNVPVDYTTIKNVKKPSGAKPGMVIYDNFKTINVTPDESKVLAIKSR, encoded by the coding sequence ATGCCATTCGATGGAATAGTCACTAAATGTATCGTAAACGAACTAAACCTATTACTTTCAGGAGGAAGAGTAGAAAAAGTTTTTCAACCAGAAAATGATGAAATAATATTACTAATACGCTCAAATGGTCATAATTATAGGCTTGTAGCTAGTGCAAATGCCAGCTATCCTCGCCTTCACATAACCTCTGCTCAAAAAGAAAATCCTCAGACTCCGCCAGTATTTTGTATGCTTATGCGTAAGCATATTGCTGGTGGGAAATTACTCAATATTAGCTTTCATGATTATGAAAGAGTTATTTCACTAAATGTGGAATCTGTTAACGAACTGGGTGATTTATCAGTTAAAAGAGTAGTTATAGAAATTATGGGCAAGTACAGTAATATAATTTTGCTTAACAGCGAAAATAAAATAATTGATGCTATTAAGCACATTGACAGTGATATCAGCAGTGTAAGAGAGATTATGCCTGCAAGGCAATATTCCCTGCCTCCTGCACAGGACAAGCAACAGCCTGAAAACATATCCCCATCTACTCTACTAGAAAGCGACATAAGTGCTGCTAAAAATATTGAAAGCTTACTTTTAAACTCTATTAAAGGGTTTAGCCCATATACCTGCAGAGATATTTGTGCTAGCGCAGGTGTAAATCCCAAAACTCCACTGTCTGAATTGCTTAATACAGACAAAGTAAATATTGCTTCAGCACTTAGCAATTATATAGATAAAATTAAAAACAATGACTTTAAGCCTTGCATTATTTATCAAGATAAAAATTACTTGCATCCAATCGATTTCTATTGCTTCTTGCCATCACAACATGAGTATATCCAGCAATATGACCTTCTTTCATCTGCTCTTGATGATTATTATGCTCAACGTGACACCTCTGAAAGGCTTGGGCAAAAAAAAGGCGATGTAGCCAAAATTGTAAAAAATAGTATTGAACGTTTAGAAAAAAAGATATCCATATTTACAGATACACTGAGAGATGTTGCTGATAGAGAAAAATTAAAGCTGTATGGTGAACTGATTACTGCAAATATTTACTGTATTCCAAGTGGAGCAAGTTCGGTTAGAGTTTTAAACTATTACAGCGAAAATGAGGAATATATAGATATCCCATTAAATGAGTACAGGTCAGCTCAGGACAATGCACAAAGATATTTCAAACAGTATTCCAAGGCTAAAAGCACTTATATAAATGTAACAGAACAGCTTCAAGATGCACTTTCTGAACTCCAGTATTTTGAAAGTGTTAAAGCAATGCTAGATAACTGCAGTACAAAACAGGAAATCGATGAAATCCGGCAAGAGTTGATAGACCAAGGCTATATGAGGTCATCTGTCAAAAATGCCAGAAAAAAATTAGACAAGCCTTCTTCACCTTTAGAATTCACTTCAGTTGATGGTTTCCAAATTTTAGTCGGAAAGAACAATAAACAAAATGATTTACTAACATTGAAAATTGCTAGTACTTATGATATATGGCTTCATACAAAGAATATTCCTGGTTCTCATGTAATTATCAGAACCCAGCGACAAAATGTACCTTATTCCACTCTGTTAGAAGCAGCCATTTTAGCAGCATACCACAGCAGTGCGAAAATGTCCTATAATGTACCTGTAGACTATACTACTATTAAAAATGTTAAAAAACCAAGTGGTGCAAAGCCAGGTATGGTCATATATGATAATTTTAAAACTATAAATGTTACACCAGATGAATCCAAAGTACTTGCTATAAAGTCAAGATAA
- a CDS encoding C40 family peptidase gives MIGKINKILVACIFAFSLVLVCSAVMAASQSGQIDGTNVNMRKAPNTSSDVITKLSNSKVSIIDKSNGWYKISFSGKTGWVSSDYIKPLQTAGKINANGVNFRSSASTESNIIGTLNNGKSVVILDTQSGWHKVKVDSKEGYVATKFVDSTTASAKTSRSTTAVTITESDNSDLSDVIAFAKQYVGVRYVAGGKSPNGFDCSGFVSYVYKHFGVSLSSSASDMYSNGTKVSKSALRPGDILFFDASRRGKAGSIDHVGIYMGNDKFIHASSTNNSVIIQKLSEYRGTYIGAKRVM, from the coding sequence ATGATAGGTAAGATTAACAAGATACTCGTTGCATGTATTTTTGCTTTTTCTCTGGTTCTTGTTTGTTCAGCTGTAATGGCTGCTAGTCAGTCAGGACAAATTGATGGAACAAATGTAAATATGAGAAAGGCACCTAATACATCTTCCGATGTTATCACAAAGTTATCCAATTCAAAGGTTTCAATTATTGATAAGTCTAATGGCTGGTACAAGATTTCCTTTAGTGGAAAGACAGGTTGGGTAAGCAGTGACTACATAAAACCACTGCAGACAGCAGGGAAAATTAATGCTAATGGTGTTAATTTTAGATCTAGTGCTAGTACAGAAAGCAATATAATTGGTACTTTGAATAATGGAAAAAGTGTTGTTATTCTTGATACTCAATCAGGCTGGCACAAAGTTAAAGTAGATTCAAAGGAAGGATATGTTGCTACCAAATTTGTAGATTCTACTACTGCTTCAGCAAAAACATCACGTTCAACAACTGCAGTTACTATTACTGAGTCTGATAATTCTGATCTCAGTGATGTTATAGCTTTTGCAAAGCAATACGTTGGTGTACGTTATGTAGCTGGAGGTAAAAGTCCAAATGGTTTTGACTGCTCGGGCTTTGTAAGTTATGTTTACAAGCATTTCGGAGTTAGTCTAAGTAGTTCAGCATCAGATATGTATTCAAATGGTACCAAAGTTTCTAAGAGTGCATTAAGACCTGGAGATATTTTATTTTTTGATGCATCTCGCAGAGGGAAAGCAGGCTCTATAGATCATGTTGGTATTTATATGGGTAATGACAAATTTATTCATGCTTCATCTACGAATAATTCAGTTATTATTCAGAAATTATCAGAGTATAGAGGAACATATATTGGTGCTAAAAGAGTTATGTAA
- a CDS encoding ABC transporter ATP-binding protein, with amino-acid sequence MAGPAKHNFQKPKSAGRTLARVFGYMLNKKWLLILVTIFVIVSSGAGVAGTYFLKPLINDYIMPLIGKNPSKADLAPFIHMIMLLGAIYLTGALSTYIYSRIMVKISNDALNSIRRDLFNSMQDLPIKYFDTHTHGELMSRYTSDVDTLREAISNGVTQFITSTITVIGTFIMMLILSPILTLFIIIMLFVMFAIIKKIGSKSAEYFKKQQKAVGAANGYIEEMIEGQKVVKVFCHEDTTKNEFSALNENLRLAATNAHTYANIMMPIMGNLTYANYAFTAAAGAMLVIAGRIDIGSIASFLQYTRSFSQPITQISQQFNSILAALAGAERIFEIIDEKPEQDNGYVTLVNVNENQDGTLIESDTPTNIMAWKYPHQNGTATYTKLKGDVQFSGVDFGYDNNKLVLNNLSLYAKAGQKIAFVGSTGAGKTTITNLINRFYDVSNGEILYDGININKIKKDDLRSTLAMVLQDTHLFTGTIKDNIRYGRLDATDEEILAAAKLANADSFIKHLPQGYDTMLVSDGANLSQGQRQLIAIARAAVANPPVLILDEATSSIDTRTEALIEKGMDKLMKGRTVFVIAHRLSTVRNADIIIVLENGEIIERGNHEELIAEHGKYYQLYTGQFELS; translated from the coding sequence ATGGCAGGACCAGCTAAACATAATTTTCAAAAGCCTAAAAGCGCGGGAAGAACTCTTGCACGTGTTTTTGGATATATGCTAAATAAAAAATGGCTGCTTATTCTAGTAACCATTTTTGTAATAGTTAGTTCAGGAGCAGGCGTGGCAGGCACTTACTTTTTAAAGCCTCTTATTAATGACTATATTATGCCGCTTATTGGAAAAAATCCTTCAAAAGCTGATTTAGCTCCATTTATTCACATGATTATGTTATTGGGTGCTATTTATTTGACTGGAGCATTGTCGACATATATATACAGCCGTATTATGGTGAAAATATCAAACGATGCACTTAATTCCATACGTAGGGATTTATTTAATAGTATGCAAGATTTGCCGATTAAGTATTTTGATACTCATACTCATGGAGAACTTATGAGTCGTTATACCAGCGATGTTGATACTCTTCGTGAGGCAATCAGCAATGGTGTTACGCAGTTTATAACTTCAACAATTACTGTTATTGGTACATTTATAATGATGCTGATACTTAGTCCTATTTTGACGCTCTTTATTATTATCATGCTTTTTGTAATGTTTGCCATTATAAAAAAGATTGGAAGTAAAAGTGCTGAATATTTTAAGAAGCAGCAGAAAGCTGTTGGTGCAGCAAATGGTTATATAGAGGAAATGATTGAAGGGCAAAAGGTTGTTAAAGTTTTTTGCCATGAGGATACTACTAAAAATGAATTTTCTGCATTAAATGAAAACCTTCGCCTTGCAGCAACAAATGCTCATACATATGCAAATATTATGATGCCTATTATGGGAAATCTAACATATGCAAATTATGCATTTACGGCTGCGGCAGGAGCAATGCTGGTTATTGCAGGACGTATAGATATTGGCTCAATAGCATCGTTTTTACAATATACACGTTCATTTTCTCAGCCAATAACTCAAATAAGTCAACAATTTAATTCAATACTTGCAGCTCTTGCTGGTGCTGAGAGAATTTTTGAGATTATTGATGAAAAGCCTGAACAAGATAATGGTTATGTGACTTTGGTTAATGTGAATGAAAATCAGGATGGGACATTAATTGAAAGTGATACACCTACTAATATTATGGCATGGAAGTACCCTCATCAAAACGGAACAGCGACATATACAAAACTTAAGGGTGATGTTCAGTTCTCTGGTGTGGATTTTGGATATGATAATAATAAATTGGTATTAAATAATTTAAGCCTTTATGCAAAAGCAGGTCAAAAAATTGCTTTTGTCGGTTCAACAGGTGCTGGAAAAACTACCATTACTAATCTAATAAATCGCTTTTATGATGTATCAAACGGAGAAATACTCTATGATGGAATAAATATTAACAAGATAAAGAAAGATGATTTAAGAAGCACACTTGCTATGGTATTACAGGACACACACCTATTTACCGGTACTATAAAGGATAATATTCGTTATGGCAGGCTTGATGCTACTGATGAGGAAATTTTGGCTGCTGCAAAGCTTGCAAATGCAGATAGCTTTATTAAGCATTTACCCCAAGGATATGATACAATGCTTGTTTCAGACGGTGCGAATCTGAGTCAAGGACAGCGCCAGTTAATTGCCATTGCACGAGCAGCTGTAGCAAATCCACCTGTATTGATACTAGATGAGGCGACAAGTTCCATTGATACCAGAACAGAAGCCCTTATCGAAAAAGGTATGGACAAACTTATGAAGGGACGTACAGTATTTGTTATAGCTCACAGGCTTTCTACTGTGCGTAACGCAGACATAATTATTGTGTTGGAAAACGGTGAAATTATAGAACGCGGAAATCACGAAGAACTGATTGCCGAACATGGAAAGTACTATCAGCTGTACACTGGACAGTTTGAGTTGTCGTAA
- a CDS encoding GNAT family N-acetyltransferase has protein sequence MLNINITNDTFNIRNINKESISNIYSIYKNTYDYSYATGIFNTIDYKQFSHQISQFITRQNVFFLDIYLVPSREVIGFIKGIIIKNEKIIWINSLAINKPYQRKGHGVQVMNLLENFLMQQFGMEKSYISVYKKNITGIRFWKKCGYKECNQLSELCSDSSSKLVTFMYKDIRNQ, from the coding sequence ATGTTAAATATAAATATAACAAATGATACGTTCAATATAAGAAATATTAATAAAGAAAGTATAAGCAATATTTATTCAATATATAAAAATACATACGATTATAGTTATGCTACAGGTATATTTAACACTATAGATTACAAACAGTTTTCACATCAAATTTCTCAGTTTATTACAAGACAAAATGTATTTTTTCTTGATATTTATTTAGTACCATCAAGAGAAGTTATTGGTTTTATTAAAGGCATAATAATTAAAAATGAAAAAATTATATGGATTAACTCTCTGGCAATAAACAAGCCATATCAAAGAAAAGGACATGGAGTTCAAGTAATGAATTTATTAGAAAATTTTTTGATGCAGCAATTTGGTATGGAGAAAAGTTATATTTCGGTATATAAGAAAAATATTACTGGGATAAGGTTTTGGAAAAAATGTGGATATAAAGAATGTAATCAGCTCTCTGAATTATGTTCAGATTCATCAAGTAAATTAGTTACATTCATGTATAAAGATATAAGAAATCAATAA
- a CDS encoding Lrp/AsnC family transcriptional regulator — MSFTFDELDKQLIDLLQADSSISNKDLAEKVGLSPSACLSRTKRLKEMGVIKKFAAIVDEKMIGYEVIAFTFITLSPHNRDITNAFLAKIKETPQILECYNISGSWDYLIKIAAHDLAHCRDFLIDTLLTFPGVNKIETSMVLSTDKRSFSLPFGLDKSQDTV; from the coding sequence ATGTCTTTTACATTCGACGAACTAGATAAACAATTAATTGATTTATTGCAAGCCGATTCTTCTATATCAAATAAGGATTTAGCTGAAAAGGTTGGGCTATCCCCTTCTGCTTGTTTAAGCCGTACAAAACGTCTTAAAGAAATGGGCGTTATTAAGAAATTCGCTGCTATTGTTGACGAAAAAATGATAGGCTATGAGGTAATTGCATTTACTTTTATAACCCTGTCTCCTCATAACAGAGATATTACTAATGCTTTTCTAGCAAAAATTAAGGAGACACCTCAAATACTAGAATGCTATAATATAAGTGGAAGCTGGGACTATTTAATAAAAATTGCTGCACATGATCTTGCACATTGTCGTGATTTCTTAATAGATACACTATTAACATTTCCTGGGGTAAACAAAATAGAAACAAGCATGGTTCTAAGTACTGATAAGAGAAGCTTTAGCCTGCCCTTTGGTTTGGACAAATCACAGGATACGGTTTAA
- a CDS encoding sodium-translocating pyrophosphatase, with protein MSSLSNATTFETVSVWCVLIIAFLGLGYALLLRSQVLKFDKGTQQMQEIWSSIKGGADAYLRRQLKTILPLIAILTVLLFFSVYIVPPSDEAVERFSNLSEDKIKLVIGFARAIAFIMGAGFSLIVGQFGMRMAVEGNVRVSSASRRSFGEALRIAYRTGTITGMLTDGLGLLGGTVIFIALGVAAPDALLGFGFGGTLLALFMRVGGGIYTKAADVGADLVGKVEAGIPEDDPRNAAVIADLVGDNVGDCAGMAADIFESYEVTIVSGLILGLSLYAATGQLKWIIFPLLVRGIGVFSSIIGTYLVRDSKKGNALTSINKGFYTSAAISLGSFALLAAFYMNEWRAFLSVAVGILLAVALDEVTKHFTDTKHRPVKDIASASKSGSATLILRGIAEGYESAVWQTLVIAVTIMSSILIYWGQGVSFVLYGVAMTGIGMLTLTGNNVAMDSFGPIADNANGIAELSGLDKDSRKVLDSLDATGNTTKAITKGVAIGSAVIAAVSLFGSFLTDVTKIQLGMGASETLFDTGIRISSPIVFVGMLIGACIPWLFSSLIINAVTRAASLIVNEVRRQFKIPGLLEGKVKPDYQNAVDICTIAAQRELLPLAVISVVAPLIVGILLGVEALGGLLGGVIVSGQLLAVFMATSGGAWDNAKKTIEDGAHGGKGSDCHKAAVVGDTVGDPLKDTAGPALNPMIKVINLVSLLAAPILIQYKSTDTGMIVTLTICAALIIGAILYSKKGGFRKAKQTKSL; from the coding sequence TTGTCTAGCCTTAGTAATGCTACAACTTTTGAAACTGTTTCGGTTTGGTGTGTTCTCATAATCGCCTTTTTGGGATTAGGCTACGCATTATTACTTCGCAGTCAGGTACTAAAGTTTGATAAAGGTACCCAACAAATGCAGGAAATATGGAGTTCAATTAAAGGTGGAGCTGATGCATATTTACGCCGTCAGCTGAAAACAATTCTTCCACTTATTGCTATCCTTACGGTTTTGTTATTTTTCTCAGTATATATTGTTCCACCAAGTGATGAAGCTGTAGAGAGATTTTCAAATCTGAGTGAAGATAAAATAAAGCTTGTTATTGGCTTTGCAAGAGCTATTGCTTTTATTATGGGAGCTGGTTTTTCACTTATTGTAGGACAGTTTGGAATGAGAATGGCTGTAGAAGGTAATGTACGTGTGTCATCTGCTTCTAGAAGAAGTTTTGGTGAGGCTTTAAGGATTGCCTATCGTACAGGAACAATTACAGGTATGCTAACAGATGGTTTAGGTCTTCTAGGCGGAACCGTTATCTTTATAGCTTTGGGTGTTGCTGCTCCTGATGCTTTGTTAGGTTTTGGTTTTGGTGGTACCTTACTTGCTTTATTTATGAGAGTGGGCGGCGGTATCTATACGAAAGCTGCCGATGTGGGTGCTGATTTGGTAGGAAAAGTAGAAGCAGGAATTCCAGAAGATGATCCAAGAAATGCAGCTGTAATTGCAGATTTAGTGGGTGATAACGTAGGTGATTGCGCCGGAATGGCTGCTGATATATTTGAGTCCTATGAGGTTACAATTGTATCAGGCTTAATATTAGGTCTCTCCCTTTACGCTGCAACAGGTCAATTAAAGTGGATAATATTTCCATTGTTAGTAAGAGGTATTGGCGTGTTCTCATCAATAATTGGTACATACTTAGTTAGAGATTCTAAAAAAGGTAATGCTCTGACCTCAATCAATAAAGGCTTCTATACATCTGCTGCAATTAGTTTAGGCTCATTTGCCCTTTTAGCTGCTTTCTACATGAATGAATGGAGAGCTTTCCTCTCTGTAGCAGTTGGTATTTTACTTGCTGTAGCACTGGACGAGGTTACAAAGCACTTTACAGATACTAAGCATAGACCAGTAAAAGATATTGCGTCTGCTTCTAAATCAGGTTCAGCCACATTGATTCTGCGTGGTATAGCAGAAGGTTATGAAAGTGCTGTTTGGCAAACTTTAGTAATAGCTGTCACAATTATGAGTTCTATTCTAATTTATTGGGGTCAAGGTGTATCATTTGTTTTATACGGAGTTGCAATGACAGGTATTGGTATGTTAACTCTTACTGGTAACAATGTTGCAATGGATTCTTTTGGCCCTATTGCTGATAATGCAAACGGAATTGCTGAGTTATCAGGTCTTGATAAGGATTCCAGAAAGGTTTTAGACAGCCTTGATGCCACTGGTAACACAACGAAAGCAATTACAAAAGGTGTTGCAATTGGTTCAGCTGTAATAGCTGCGGTTTCTCTATTTGGTTCCTTCCTTACTGATGTAACTAAGATACAATTAGGAATGGGCGCGAGTGAAACACTTTTTGATACAGGTATCAGAATATCAAGCCCAATAGTTTTCGTTGGTATGCTGATAGGTGCATGTATTCCATGGCTATTTTCTTCATTAATTATAAATGCTGTAACTAGAGCAGCTTCTCTTATTGTTAATGAAGTACGCAGACAATTTAAAATACCTGGCTTGCTTGAAGGAAAAGTTAAACCTGATTATCAGAATGCAGTTGATATTTGTACAATTGCTGCCCAAAGAGAATTACTACCTTTAGCAGTAATATCTGTTGTAGCTCCATTAATTGTCGGCATATTATTAGGTGTTGAGGCGTTAGGTGGTTTATTAGGAGGAGTTATTGTATCAGGTCAATTGTTGGCAGTATTTATGGCCACTTCTGGTGGTGCTTGGGATAACGCAAAGAAAACCATCGAAGATGGTGCTCATGGCGGAAAGGGTTCTGATTGCCATAAAGCAGCCGTTGTTGGAGATACCGTTGGAGATCCTCTAAAAGATACTGCAGGTCCAGCCTTAAATCCAATGATTAAAGTAATAAATCTAGTTTCGCTTCTTGCTGCTCCTATTCTCATACAGTATAAAAGTACTGATACTGGTATGATTGTAACACTTACTATTTGTGCCGCATTAATTATAGGTGCAATACTGTATTCAAAAAAGGGTGGCTTCAGAAAAGCTAAACAAACTAAATCACTGTAA
- a CDS encoding aspartyl-phosphate phosphatase Spo0E family protein — MEDKNIMLNKEVELLKSELYKLLENEPWAKHDILLLSKRLDSLILEFYNID; from the coding sequence ATGGAAGATAAAAATATTATGCTTAATAAGGAAGTAGAGTTGTTAAAAAGCGAACTCTACAAATTATTAGAAAATGAGCCATGGGCAAAACATGATATTCTTCTGCTAAGTAAACGCTTGGATAGTCTGATATTAGAGTTTTATAATATTGACTAA